Within Limanda limanda chromosome 1, fLimLim1.1, whole genome shotgun sequence, the genomic segment CGGAAGATGTTCaggttttttaaagtttgattttaCTCTTTTTATTAGTGTTTCAAAAGTTTTGGTACACGACAGATATTTAATCAGGACACAAACTCTCATCTTCACGTTCCAAATCGGAGTGTGGACGTTACCATAGTGATGAGTTTTAAAACTAACAAACATCTTGTGCCGACAGGAAACCGTTAAATGGTTTTACTCTTATATCTTTGGACTCGTCCTGGTTCATCTTTGgtgtcgacctctgaccttcaggaaacacattacattacatgtcatttagctgacgcttttgtccaaagcgacttatatttttagtacactcagcatttatgaggggccatttaggggttcagtatcctgccaaggacacttcggcatgcagatggggaagagtgggatttgaaccggcaaccttcgtGTTGGAGACACGCTGTCCTCGTTTCGCTCTGCGCAGACGAGAGCgaggtcatgtgactgatgacgTGTTGAGACGTTACTGTAACTGGTGGTTTATCAGAGTCTCATTAATTCTTCCTCAGACTCGGCTGCTGATGAAATGTGTCTCTGACTCGATGACTCACACAAAAACGTTTCTGTTTTCCAGTCTGACGCTGTCACAGAAATGATTCTGCTCCCCAACGTGTGTTCATATGAAACACAAACGATacaaagagcagcaggaaccaGCTGCATTATCACTTATTGATTCATTCTTAGTCTATTggtaaaaaaatacataaaaacccTGGAAATTAAGTTATTCCTGATTCTTTCTTTGACGTCAGATAAAATAgaaactgtttgtttaagtaACACAACAAAATCTGCGACTGCTTCATTAATCAACTCATCCAGTCATCCATTAATTAATTCATCCATCCATAGCATGAATCAGCTGGTTTCACATTCACTCATTTGAGGATTTAAAGTGacaatttttatttgaaatgttgatATGAATAAATTCAGTTTCTTGTTCTTagagataataataaaatattatatataaccaACCTCCTCTAGTGGAATCCTTTGATCTCAAACAGTTACCATAGTTTTTAATGTTCAGTGAATAATTTCTTTATAACTGATAATTGATCTGATGAGTCTCTGACTGTTgaaatcttttaaaaaacagatgtCTCACTCTGTGTGATATTCGAACTGCAGTGCAGCGTCTTCTCTCTCAAACTATCTCTGACGCACTGATGCTCATGTTATTTAATGGTATAAAAACAGCTGAGaggttatgattgacagctgagactcactcaGGATTGGTTGAGAgtgtgtgggcgggacctcCATCATCACTTCTGCTCAGACTCTGACTGTAGATGACgtcatcaccacaagatggcagcgtttgagtctcagatattttagcttcagttctggaggaagtggagacgtgatGTCTATATTTACATACACGTGTTCATGTGaacatgtgttcatgtgtgtataATATGTTCTGCAGACGTGaggaaacatgtttgttttagttcagactcttttttcttttttctttctgtgaaactgaaactgaactAAATCTTTTTGTGTCAGACTCTGAAACGACTTCAACATGATGACCCGGTCGAGCTGCTCAGTGACAACATCACAGCTCAGTTCATGAGAAGAGAAGCTTCTGTTTCACGCCTGCTGTGTGAATGagacctgcccccccccccccccgacaacacacacaaacacacagatagtTAGTGAGTTAGAGGGGTTTGGTTTTTTTGCCTCTCAGGGTAGAGtgaggcctctctctctccctctctctctctctcgtcccgGGGCTTTTCGGCTGCCAAGCGCCATTAGGATGACATCATACCGGCCCGACACAATGgagctcttcatcctctgagtTTCTTGCCAGGCTGTGTCACTGCGCTGGAGCGCCGGCCCAGGACgctcaggaggggggggggacaacgagtagggaggggagggggttggGGGTTGTGGGTGTGGGTCGGGCCTTGACGTGTCGGAGACTTCAGGGTCCAGGTCCGGATCGAGGATGCTGAGGCCGAGCAAGGTGCGGCCCATCGGGGCGGAGGCTCTTGTGGcgctgctggagggggggctggATCGGGTGGTGTTGATTGACAGCCGACCCTTCGTGGACTTCAACGTTTCTCACATCCTGGAGGCGGTGAACGTGAACTGCTCCaagctgatgaagaggaggctgcagcaggacaaGGTCCAGATcgctgagctgctgcagcactcGGCCAAGAAGAAGGTAAAGCACATGatccacagggggggggggggggggggggagataaaaACTCATGGTTGACTCTTCAGACAAAGAGGGAGTGATGTCAGAGTCtccttttatctctctctctgctgcagctggagctgcAGGGCGATCAAGAGGTCGTGGTGTATGACCAGAGTTCCTCAGACCCGACGTCTCTCGGCTCCGAGTCGTTCCTCAGCGTCCTGCTGGTCAAACTGGAGAGAAGTTTCCCGTCCGTCCACCTGCTCTCAGGTCAGTTCACACCAGAGACTGACTGTAGaggcgtaaccatagcaacagtgatgagTTTTAAAACTGACACTTGTCGGTGAGGGGCTGAGTTTGAGTCAAGGGTTATTCTGTACAATCAGACTTTATTTCTGTTCATTTCAGTACGATTTGATTTGCACCACAGTTTTTCCAGTGATGATGAAACGTCACAGATCAATAACCTGTTCAGTATAGTAAAGTGAGCTTGACGGGTTCCCTGACCCGACGGCCACTCGTACGTCTGGAGAGAATCTTCCTGAGCAGCTTCTTCAACTCGTCATCAGCTGTTTATTAACAACGACCTCAGGGTGACGTTATGTAACGATGATGTAATGCTGCTCCGACGACTCCACCCAAAAAAACCTGAGCGACTGTGAGCTTTTTAAATCAGTCGCTCAGAGGTTTGACAGCATCCGGACAATAACGTCTTCTTCTGCTGTGACGGCAACAAACAAAGAGTAAAGTCTTTAAACAAGACGcgttcatctttaaatacaaacaACCAAGGTCAGAACTCACCACAGCTGAGGATTCATCTGCTGCTGGAAATAGTCCCCAACAAATTCAAGTTCCTTCAGTAGGAACCAACGGTTCGGAGCCGAGAGACAAGGGGACGTAGTTGACGGACACACACGTTGAATGGTTTGAAACATGGGATTTATTCAAATAGAACAGTGTACATGGGGGAATTTTAAATTTGGACAAATAAACATAGAATTAAAGTTGTTCtaacttttaaataaaataacatgtttaGAATATGAATGAAGCAGATTTTCATAACATTTCATGTCAAGTTCAGTTTAAGGTCTATAAatcatattgttttaaactaaacattgatctgaataaattaaataccaCTTTATTTAATAGAACCAGCACAGTTTCAGTTCAGTACAAATAATCTAAATGCAAACATGGTATAAAGTAATGAAGTGTGATTTAGTTTATAAAAACCCAGTGAGACTAGAAGAGGCTGGTTCCCTGGCAACAAGAACAGGAGGAAccatctgtcacacacacacacacacacacacacacacacacacacacacacacacacacacacacacacacacacacacacacacacacacacacacacacacacacacacacagagctcctcTGGTTCTAAATGAGATATGAACCTGTGACCTTCTGCAGGGGGCTTCTCTGAGTTCTCTCATCTGTTCCCTGGACTGTGTGAGGGGAAGTCGTCTCTGGTTCCCTCGTGCGTCTCACAGCCGTGTCTCCCCGTCACCAACATCGGTCCCACGCGCATCCTGCCCCACCTGTACCTAGGCTGCCAGCGGGACGTCCTCAACAAGGTACAGCGCCACACGCTGGACACATTCCGCCGTATGACATGGTCAGATATTATATGGTTATTAGTTACATACAAACATTGAAACACTAATATAAACAACAAAGAACCAACAATCTGAAGAATGTGAACGTCTCATGTGATTAATTCATGgaacatcattaaaatataaatctgtTTTTACAGTTGAATCTGAGGCAgtaaaacagagagagataatGACATGTCAGTTCTCAGAGTAGGAcagatgtttatttaatttatcagTTCATAAATGTCAGAAAGTTCAAAATCTTatgatttttcttgtttttacactttaatcACTAGTGTCGTTAAACGTTCTATTTTCTACCATTACATATATTCTGTGTCATCACCTGCTTGAGCAGATTTTGGACTTTAaccttcatcttctcctgcaggagctgatgCAGCAGAACCAGATCGTCTACGTCCTGAACGCCAGTAACACTTGCCCCAAACCAGACTTCGTCCCTGACTCTCACTTCCTGCGGGTTCCGGTAAACGACTCGTTCTGTGAGAAGATCCTGCCGTGGTTGGACCGATCGGTGGAGTTCATAGGTCGGACAGTAGGGAAACGCTCTTTGCTTCCTGTTGTGATTTGAACCCGTCAGCTGATCTGAACGTCTCTGTGTTGCAGAAAAGGCCAAAGCATCGGACGCTCGCGTCCTGGTTCACTGTCTCGCTGGAATCTCTCGCTCAGCGACCATCGCCATCGCCTACATCATGAAGAGGATGGACATGCCGCTGGACGAGGCGTACAGGtcggtttcaaaataaaatgcaataaatcTCTAAATCTCCTCGTCATAACTATTATGAACAACACAAATGTGAGGCCCCCTGCTGGCAGGAGATTGTTGttgacatgttcctgttgtagTTTAAAGGTTCGTTCGTCTCTTTTTAATGAGGCGGGGTTTATATACACGTCACTGCTGATTGGACGACACGTGTCATCAGGGTTCGTCTTCAGACGTGATGTCACACATGATCTGGTTTCATCTGAGATTCGAGTCTCAGGCTCTGAAACCAGATTATTTAAGATGAACTTGTTAAGCTGCTCGTCATGATCCTGACTAAAGAgctgctttgtttttccttctcagGTTCGTGAAGGAGAAGCGTCCGACCATCTCGCCCAACTTCAACTTCCTGGGTCAGCTTCTCGACTTTGAGAAGAAGATCAAGAGTCCTCACGTATCGGAGACCAAACTCAAGTCCTTCCATCATCAGGAGCCCAGCGGCGAGGCCCCCCCTCCGCCTGACGACCTGGAGTCCGCCCTCAGCCCCGAGGCCCCTGCGGCCCCCGGCCCGGCTCCGCTGGAGCCCCTCACCCTGCCCTGTGTCTTAGCCGACGCCCCCGACACGTGTCCCTTGGCTGAGGCTCTTGGCGGCCTGCAGCTCGCCGACGGCCCCGAGGACAACGCTCGGCTGAAACGCTCCTTCTCTCTGGACATCAAGTCGTTTGGTGAGGCGGGTGGAGCTGCCGCTCACAGAGTGTTCGCTCCTCACGCCACATCAGGAGACGCAACTGACTTCTACAAACCGCCGTCCTTCAAAGAGACGACTAGTAAACCGTGTCAGTTCTCCCCGGTGGAGGAGGTGTCGGAGCAGTCCACGCCAGAGCAGAGCCCcgacaaggaggaggcaggcGGAGCAGAGCGAATGGTGCCGTCGGCCTCCAGCACCTTAACTgcacctgctcctgctgctccgaACTGTTCCCAGCAGCTGCACCGGAGCGGCAGCACGGAGAACGCCACCAGTTTCCTATTCGGCCTCTCCCACAGTCAGCAGCACCTGGCCCAACCGGGGTCCGGCGGCGCCCTGAAAGGCTGGCACTCCGACATCCTGCTGGGCCCCGTcaccgtctccacctcctccctgacCGGCGGATGGTACCTCTCCTCCGACTCCACTCGTTTCTACTCCACCTCAATCCTGAGCGGCGGTGGAGGCTTTGCGGCGTACAGCTGCAGTCACGGCCTGGAGGCGGTACGGCGCCGCAGTCGGCAGAGAATGGGCGACCGCTGCGACTCGAGGCGGAGCTGGCACGAAGAGAGCAGCTTCGAGAAGCAGCTGAAGCGCAGGAGCTGCCAGATGGAGTTCGGAGACGGGATGACGGACAGCAGATCCCGGGAGGAGATGGTGAAGGTCGGTAGTCAGTCCAGTTTCTCCGGCAGCATGGAGGTCATCGAGGTTTCCTGAGGCTGATCCTCAGTCAGTGTGAAAGTCATGACAAGTCACACGGACGCAGCAGCAAAACGCCACCACACCGGCAGCATCACAAGACGGGCGCCATGCCGACGTGAGCTCGTCAGATCCACCTGAACACGAGAGCAGGTCGTCTGACGGACAGATTTCAAGCGTGTACCTCGTCTCTTTATTTGACAGAGTGTCAGAGGAAGATGTAGATGAAGAGGAACCTTGTGAACTGGAGGTCACTcaacgtcacttcctgtccaacTGATTTGATTCAGTTCTTCAGTGTGGGGGGGTCACATGACAAACGGCGGCGTGTTTTTCAATGGGCTTCGAGATGCTGCcggtgtgtgttgctgtgacgACAAGGAACTCGAAGCCGTCTCGTCTCAGGGATTCAAACCTGCAACCTGAAGTGTGATTTTCAGACCTGAGGAGCCGCTGAGTGACCGCGTCGTGTCAGCTGACGAACGATGAAGAGGCTGGAACTCGAAAAGACGCCGGAGAGAAAAGACTCGTTCAGTCAACCATGTTTTTAATTCTTGTATAAAACAGTAAAAGAGTTTTTGTCTCAGaatcttttgttttattctcagtttgagtttgattcttcttcttctgctcaggTGACCAATCAAGAAGTGAAACTGACGTTCAGATGTAAACCTGTTCatccacagcgccccctgttggATACAGTGTCAACACAAACTCATTAACACCGTTGTCCTCAGACCCTCCAAtcaaatgttgaaatataatctttttacttaaattgttaaaaatgaaaaaaatgtcaacgtattttcaaagaaaaactacgatagaaaaaataaaaaacatcagatGAACTCAGCAGGACAAAcgcacaacagacacacaaatcacacatcACCTGCCGAGGAGAAACATGATATTTAAACATCTCATTCAGAAATATAAAACACTTTCCACTCAGTTGACACAACATGTAATACACAACATGTTTACATATAACACATATTTGCACAGTGAAAACCTCCTGTTTGTGTTATGTATTGAGTCTGTCCGGCACCAGGGGGCGTCCTAACCCCAAAAAGTCCCTCATGTACACCTACTGTTTAAGTTTCACTGTCAATCATTTCAAAAAAGGCACAGAAATGACAATCATAGGTTTAACTGTCTTTACACTAGTGGTAATTATCTATAATAaactatatataataataaaataatcttcATGGTGTAACCTGGAGAGCAGAGGGGGCGTGTCCTGTAGGGCAGCAGTCTCCTCCCACTCCTGCAGGTTCAACAGCTGTTCAGAGTTTAGTCCAAACCGAGTCTCACACCAGAGCGAGTCCGGTTCaccggagagagagggagagagagagggagagagagagggagagagagagtccggTTCAtaagagaccagagagagagagcctggttcaccggcgagagagagagagagaatccggTTCaccggagagagagggagagagagagagtccggTTCACCACCGaccggagagagagatagtCCGGTAGAGCAGAGCCCCGGTGACCGGAGGAGAAGTCCCCGTGTCCGGTACCGAGGGTTCGGAGGAGCGGGACCCGGAGCCGGACCGGAGCCATGTTGGAAGCTGCCTCGCACCTGCAGGTGAGGACACCATCCGGAGTTCAGTGGTTCTGCTCGTGTTTCAAACCAAACTTCACTTATATTCTTATGGATTGAACCCATTCATCCTGCGGGACCACTCCGAGCTGTGACTCACCAAACCCGGGTCAAATCCCCAGTTTATTAAGAATTACAGTCTGAGACTGGATCATATTTATGCCGAAGTCaaccacagctacacacacaactAGTTATCTGTAAAAATCCGGTTCAAATacgattatatatttttatgcgGGAGAGTACCTTTTAATAAGCAGAATATTTCATGGAGTTCGGTTCACTAAagtttattgtatatttaatgTGGTTTACAACGAGAATATAGAACCATGAGTTTAACACGGATATAAAAGTACTTTTTAATTTAGTCAAACACTTAAACGAGGTGAGCGGAGTCAGACTAACGGAGCAGGTGTGAGAGACAACGCCACCAACAGGCGAGTGTGATAACACCTCATTGTCCCCGCCCGGGGGACGTGAAGGTCAGTTCATCTCTGAAAAACAAGCGCTcctgtctctgacctgttagcatcacacacacctgctgttagcttgtgtgtgtgtgtgtgtgtgtgtgtgtgtgtgtgtgtgtgtgtgtgtgtgtgtgtgtgtgtgtgtgtgtgtgtgtgtgtgtgtgtgtgtgtgtgtgtgtgtgtgtgtgtgtgtgtgtgtgtgtgtgtgtgtgtgtgtgtgtgtgtgtgtgtgtgtgtgtgtgtgtgtgtgtgtgtgtgtgtgtgtgtgtgtgtgtgtgtgtgtgtgtgtgtgtgtgtgtgtgtgtgtgtgtgtgtgtgcaaggtaAAATAACCTGCactgacacaaagagacacaaccacagagacacacaaccacagagagacagaaacacttGTGTGtatctggtgtgtgtctgtcctcaggtgtgtgtctggttatctggtgtgtgtctgtcctcaggtgtgtgtctgtcctaaGGTGTTTgtctgtcctcaggtgtgtgtctatcttcaggtgtgtgtctgtcctcaggtgTATGTCTGTCCTGTGTCAGCTGTTTAaggtggaggtcaaaggtcgtggTGTCAGTAGAAAACACCAGAGACCCTTGGATGTCAGTAGTTGTGTCAGTGGACAGTTTCCTGTCCGTCCTCCTCGGCcggtctctgctgctgggaaGCGTCTCCTCGGCCTCTGTGGCCCTTGGGGGCCGACCTGCACTATTCCTGGACGTTTCCTCCCAGTGTCTCTAGTGGGACgctttattcttggaaacaacCAGAGACGAGGAGGGAAAATATCTGGTGGAGGAAAATCAGTTTGCTTCATGATGACTGTGATTATGAATATTTTGATAAAATTACCGTTCATGTCGCTGAAGCTTTTCTCTAAagagacttaaaaaaaacaattacaaacaaggtgagtaaaagtacaaatgtcACTTTATGAAGTAAGAGACGATTAGTCAAAGTATTGTTACAGCCAAAATTGTTATTtatcaacaaacacatttatttatattgattattgatcGCTTGTTTTTATTACATCATAGTTTTGTCAAAGTGAAAAAGCTCTGACCCGGTTACCGGGCGTCTCCGGGGAgctcctgctgtttgtgtcaTGTTACCTTGACGACAGGGTGATGTAACTGTACCTGCCAGGTGTTGCCCTGTTGGATTGTGggaaagaaacaggaaactgGAGCTGATTGACATGAGTCGAGTTTCCCACTGAGGCTGCAGGACGGAGGTCACAGAGatcagtcaatcagtcaatcagttaatcaatcaatcagtcaatcaatcaatcagtcaatcaatcagtcaatagTTCTGCATCTTTCTGACTGGTTGGTTTGTTGCagatgaaacagaaacaaatagaTGAATTCTCATGAGAAAGAaaattttgtgtatttttaatcattacatttttttacatatttatataaatgccTATTTGAACTTTATTGTTTGTATAATTTTCGACTAACATCGTCACTCTTTAAAACCCGGAGCGACGTCAACGTCTTCGAAGTGGATTAATAATCTGATCTGGagtgtttgacctttgacctgcagaGATCATGTGACCAGGAAGCTGCTGATTGGTTGGTTCATGTTCCTTATCTCagattcttgttttcttttctaatcaggttttttattttccctggAACAGAAAAACAAGTTGCTGGTGTTCTGTGGATCAGATGAAGGTCGCACACGAACATCAAGTTTAgatccgtctctctctctctctgagaacCTTTAACCATCAGAGCTTCTCAAAGACCAACAGTGAGAAGCAGAGAAGTTACTCAGTTTCCTGTTCAGGCTCCTGTGACCTCTGTCAGATACCTGTGACCTCTGTCAGGCTCCTGTGACCTCGGTCAGGCTcatgtgacctctgtgacctctgtcagtctcctgtgacctctgtgacgTCTGTCAGGCTCCTGACCCTCAGCTGGAGGAACCAGGTCGTGTCGGGATATTAAATGAGTTCTGGAAGAGAACGAGGTTAATGAGGAaacttcagctgcagcagaacctTTATGACGGTGCAGCACATGAAAGTAAAACCACAGATGTGTGTACGATCGATTAgttaatgatataaaaacatttagacATATTTATGAAGTGACGttaatgttgctgctgctccgTTTGTTACGTACTTCAGGTCAGACATGCTTTTCACTGTGACACATAGCAGCTGCAACGAATCAAAGAGGAAGAGTTTTTAatatctctgtgtttttatctaGTTTGTTATAAATTCACAACTTGCTTTAAAATTCCTCTTCTCTGgttttttaaattgattcatacaaatatatgtaactaacagtttatttttactTCTTCCACTTGTTTTCTACTTGAATATAAAATTCCAGATGCGTTCCGTTCGTCCTGGACGCTCACCAGTCACATGACAGGGAGACAGTGAGGTCATAGACGTACAGAACGTCACCTGTGGGCTTGCCTCTAAGCCCCGCCCCCTGCCAATGAGTCATTAATTAGCAGCTTAGACTCGTCAGCTGCAGTAAATCCCCCCCGACCTCGCTAATCTGTCAAATGGGacgaggagctgcagctcgTCTGAAGATCACCTGAAGACACAGGGTGAGGTACACAACTGTGTTACTGTCAGTGTGTTACTGTCAGTGTGTTACTGTCAGTGTGTTACTCTCAGTGTGTTACTCTCAGGTGTGTTACTGTCAGTGTGTTACTCTCAGGTGTGTTACTCTCAGTGTGTTACTCTCAGGTGTGTTACTGTCAGGTGTGTTACTGTCAGTGTGTTACTCTCAGGTGTGTTACTGTCAGGTGTGTTACTGTCAGGTGTGTTACTGTCAGTGTGTTACTCTCAGGTGTGTTACTGTCAGGTGTGTTAGTGTCATTGTGTTACTCTTAGCTGTGTTACTCTCAGATATGCTCTCAGGCTCTGTTGGTGTCggtctgtcagtgtgttactCTCAGGTGTGTTACTGTCGTTGTGCTAATCTCAGGTGTGTTACTCTCAGATATGCTCTCAGGCTCTGTtggtgtctgtctgtcagtgtagGATGTTCAGCTCATTCGGGCCAGTTGAGGGTTGTGTTGGTTTCCATGTTGTGGAATATTCAGAGCTGTgtctcaggaggtagagcgggtcgtccacttaCCAGAAGCTTGGTGCTTCAACGAAATCCTAAAATATCTTAAGTGACACTATTATAAACTGTTAC encodes:
- the dusp16 gene encoding dual specificity protein phosphatase 16, translating into MLRPSKVRPIGAEALVALLEGGLDRVVLIDSRPFVDFNVSHILEAVNVNCSKLMKRRLQQDKVQIAELLQHSAKKKLELQGDQEVVVYDQSSSDPTSLGSESFLSVLLVKLERSFPSVHLLSGGFSEFSHLFPGLCEGKSSLVPSCVSQPCLPVTNIGPTRILPHLYLGCQRDVLNKELMQQNQIVYVLNASNTCPKPDFVPDSHFLRVPVNDSFCEKILPWLDRSVEFIEKAKASDARVLVHCLAGISRSATIAIAYIMKRMDMPLDEAYRFVKEKRPTISPNFNFLGQLLDFEKKIKSPHVSETKLKSFHHQEPSGEAPPPPDDLESALSPEAPAAPGPAPLEPLTLPCVLADAPDTCPLAEALGGLQLADGPEDNARLKRSFSLDIKSFGEAGGAAAHRVFAPHATSGDATDFYKPPSFKETTSKPCQFSPVEEVSEQSTPEQSPDKEEAGGAERMVPSASSTLTAPAPAAPNCSQQLHRSGSTENATSFLFGLSHSQQHLAQPGSGGALKGWHSDILLGPVTVSTSSLTGGWYLSSDSTRFYSTSILSGGGGFAAYSCSHGLEAVRRRSRQRMGDRCDSRRSWHEESSFEKQLKRRSCQMEFGDGMTDSRSREEMVKVGSQSSFSGSMEVIEVS